In Streptomyces sp. SLBN-118, the following are encoded in one genomic region:
- a CDS encoding ABC transporter ATP-binding protein, which yields MRACGRARTDGEGTVTALPTPLLSATGLHVSFPGRRGGAPARAVDGVDLDIGAGEVVALVGESGCGKTTLARSLLGLVPPTSGCVTFGGVPLGRSSRALKAYRKRVQLVLQDPSGSLNPRHTVYDAVAEGLRIHGYKGDEHAAVSQALARAGLRPPERFFLRYPHELSGGQRQRVVIAGALALEPELIVADEPVASLDASVRGEILALLLRLRDELGLSALVVTHDLGLAWNIADRVAVMYLGRIVESGTVEDVLTSPRHPYTRALLSVLPEASVPPVVLTGEPPDPTRIPPGCRFHARCQVLASGEAERAGVAEKCRTGVLEVLGKGAGVACHWA from the coding sequence ATGCGTGCATGTGGGCGCGCCCGTACGGACGGAGAAGGCACTGTGACCGCCCTGCCCACCCCCCTCCTCTCGGCCACCGGCCTGCATGTCTCCTTCCCGGGGCGGCGCGGTGGCGCGCCGGCCCGCGCCGTCGACGGGGTCGACCTCGACATCGGCGCGGGCGAAGTCGTGGCCCTCGTCGGCGAGTCCGGCTGTGGCAAGACAACGCTGGCGCGCTCGTTGCTCGGCCTCGTACCACCGACCTCGGGGTGCGTGACCTTCGGCGGCGTCCCGCTCGGCCGTAGCTCGCGTGCCCTCAAGGCCTACCGCAAGCGGGTCCAGCTGGTCCTCCAGGACCCGAGCGGCTCGCTCAACCCCCGGCACACGGTGTACGACGCGGTTGCCGAGGGCCTGCGGATCCACGGGTACAAGGGCGACGAGCACGCGGCAGTCTCCCAGGCCCTCGCGCGGGCCGGGCTGCGTCCCCCCGAACGTTTCTTCCTCCGCTACCCGCACGAACTCTCCGGCGGCCAGCGCCAGCGCGTCGTCATCGCGGGCGCGCTGGCCTTGGAGCCCGAACTGATCGTCGCGGACGAGCCGGTGGCGTCTCTGGACGCGTCCGTACGGGGCGAAATCCTCGCGCTCCTGCTGCGTCTGCGGGACGAACTGGGCCTGTCCGCACTCGTGGTGACCCACGACCTCGGTCTCGCGTGGAACATCGCGGACCGGGTGGCGGTGATGTACCTCGGCCGGATCGTTGAGTCGGGAACGGTCGAGGACGTCCTGACATCGCCCCGCCACCCCTATACCCGCGCCCTGCTCTCGGTCCTCCCGGAGGCGTCGGTCCCCCCGGTGGTCCTCACGGGCGAGCCCCCGGACCCGACCCGCATCCCGCCCGGCTGCCGCTTCCACGCACGCTGCCAGGTGCTGGCGTCGGGAGAGGCGGAGAGGGCGGGGGTGGCGGAGAAGTGCCGCACGGGGGTGCTGGAGGTGTTGGGGAAGGGTGCGGGGGTGGCCTGTCACTGGGCCTGA
- a CDS encoding ABC transporter ATP-binding protein, whose translation MTVQTAQRLLEVKDLSVTYGSGTRAVPAVRGVDLSVAAGQKLGLAGESGCGKSTLALALLRLLPPSAHLSGEILLGGEDVLTMKWGRLRAVRWAGASIVFQGAMHSLNAVHRIGDQIAEPILLHHRTTQSEAKRRVRELLTHVGLPVARADAYPHELSGGQRQRVMIAMALACDPRLIVADEPTTALDVMIQAQILRLIEQLVAEQDISLVMISHDLAVLADTCDRLAVMYAGRIVEEGPARAVYGAASHPYGRALSAAFPRIGDSASRRAPRGLPGDPPDPSALPSGCTFHPRCPVAVEACAHEDQALVAAGEGHRAACVHVGAPVRTEKAL comes from the coding sequence ATGACCGTGCAGACTGCGCAGCGCCTGCTCGAAGTCAAAGACCTCTCGGTGACCTACGGTTCGGGGACCCGGGCGGTCCCCGCCGTACGCGGCGTCGATCTGAGCGTGGCCGCCGGGCAGAAGCTGGGCCTCGCGGGCGAGTCCGGCTGCGGCAAGTCCACCCTGGCACTGGCGCTGCTGCGCCTGCTGCCCCCCTCCGCGCACCTGAGCGGTGAGATCCTCCTCGGCGGGGAGGACGTCCTCACCATGAAGTGGGGGCGGCTGCGGGCCGTACGCTGGGCCGGCGCGTCGATCGTCTTCCAGGGTGCGATGCACTCGCTCAACGCGGTGCACCGGATCGGCGACCAGATCGCCGAGCCGATCCTGCTGCACCACAGGACCACACAGTCCGAGGCGAAGAGACGTGTCCGCGAACTGCTGACACACGTCGGACTGCCGGTCGCCCGCGCGGACGCGTATCCGCACGAGCTGTCCGGCGGTCAGCGCCAGCGCGTGATGATCGCGATGGCGCTCGCCTGCGACCCGCGGCTGATCGTGGCCGACGAGCCGACAACCGCCCTCGACGTCATGATCCAGGCACAGATCCTGCGGCTCATCGAGCAGCTGGTCGCGGAGCAGGACATCAGCCTGGTGATGATCAGCCACGACCTGGCCGTGCTCGCGGACACCTGCGACCGGCTGGCGGTGATGTACGCGGGCCGGATCGTCGAGGAGGGCCCGGCGAGGGCGGTGTACGGCGCGGCCTCGCACCCGTACGGCCGGGCCCTGTCCGCGGCCTTCCCGCGCATCGGGGACTCAGCGTCCCGACGGGCACCACGCGGCCTGCCGGGCGATCCGCCCGACCCGTCGGCGCTGCCGAGCGGCTGTACGTTCCACCCGCGCTGCCCGGTCGCGGTGGAGGCCTGTGCCCACGAGGACCAGGCGCTCGTCGCGGCGGGCGAGGGGCACAGGGCGGCATGCGTGCATGTGGGCGCGCCCGTACGGACGGAGAAGGCACTGTGA
- a CDS encoding ABC transporter permease has translation MTTAATLTWTRRRDSVTRFWQAYRTHRAGLFGLGGLAVIALIALAAPMLVGSDVQSVTNAPGTALEPPSAQFPLGTDQFGRSLLGLLVWGARISLTVGLLAASLSVAIGSLVGITAGHYGGWFSTVLMRITDWFLVMPTLVLAIVLATVMSRSVWTVILAIGVTSWPTTARLVRAQTIAVESRPYLERARALGGGHSHVMTRHVLPNVMPLVLTQTTLGISTAILTEATLAFLGLGDPAVVSWGGMLQDAREAGAVSSGHWWYLAPPGIAIALVALAFTLCGRAIEAVLNPKLGVTR, from the coding sequence ATGACGACCGCCGCAACTCTCACCTGGACACGGCGCCGCGATTCGGTGACCCGCTTCTGGCAGGCGTACCGAACTCACCGGGCGGGGCTCTTCGGCCTCGGCGGGCTCGCGGTCATCGCCCTGATCGCGCTCGCCGCGCCCATGCTCGTCGGCAGCGACGTGCAGAGCGTGACCAACGCGCCCGGCACCGCTCTGGAACCGCCGAGCGCTCAATTTCCGCTCGGCACCGACCAGTTCGGGCGCTCGCTGCTCGGTCTGCTGGTGTGGGGCGCGCGGATCTCCCTCACCGTCGGACTGCTCGCGGCATCCCTGTCGGTGGCCATCGGCTCTCTCGTCGGCATCACCGCCGGGCACTACGGTGGCTGGTTCTCGACGGTCCTGATGCGGATCACGGACTGGTTCCTGGTGATGCCGACGCTGGTGCTGGCGATCGTCCTGGCGACCGTGATGTCCCGCAGCGTGTGGACGGTGATCCTGGCGATCGGCGTGACCAGCTGGCCCACCACGGCCCGGCTGGTGCGGGCCCAGACGATCGCGGTCGAATCGCGTCCGTACCTCGAACGCGCCAGGGCACTCGGCGGCGGCCACAGCCACGTCATGACCCGCCATGTACTGCCGAACGTCATGCCGCTCGTCCTCACCCAGACGACGCTCGGTATCTCGACCGCCATCCTTACGGAGGCGACGCTGGCTTTCCTCGGGCTCGGCGATCCGGCCGTGGTCTCATGGGGCGGCATGCTCCAGGACGCGCGGGAGGCGGGCGCGGTCTCGTCCGGCCACTGGTGGTATCTGGCGCCGCCCGGGATCGCGATCGCCCTGGTGGCGCTGGCGTTCACGCTGTGCGGGCGGGCGATCGAGGCAGTGCTCAACCCCAAGCTGGGGGTGACGCGATGA
- a CDS encoding Flp family type IVb pilin, translating into MSRLGLHTVTGVAHTGAPMAYTDDRGTGPSSLKAVRILLHVLFAFTVVGSLGVIGSAVADRAMTPLLFGLALYAAAPGVLSWVLLWRIPRGGRRVWRGLIALQTWLIAGSLLNLAAGSLLGLSQLLLPVLILAFLTKPESGTWFGAPVRTRNWRDLRAALCRFSLSRMLFRRGERGQTAVEYVGLIVVVTLIILTLATGGVSQSVANGLRNEIVCAVTESSCPGGGGAASGSGSGSGGTAHGGTDSGGTTGGADGGTDGGSSSGGTATGGASSGEANSGGAASGGSDSRGSTGGGDTSGSNGGADDGSTGGGSGSGGSGSGGSTGGDNGGTDGGNASGGISGGNSGGASGGSTSGGSSGGSSSGGGAGGSDGGSNSGGANGGSGGSSGGNNGGSNTGGSSGGSGGANGGSNSGSNSGGSHSGGSGGSDGGSNTGGANGGGSSGGAGGSSGGSSSGSSGGSGGSSGANGGSNSGGSHSGGSGGSDGGSNTGRANGGGSSGGAGGSSGANSSGSSGGSSGGTGGGLIGGLIGGTSSGGSGGSDGGSSGGSNGGSSGGTSAGSSSGGRPTAEPTQPDDPDREDPDDHEDRQQSPKNCDANGLNAGAFGSGGRVALAGGPGDGADDAGLEQAVSGLSAIADDLMATSSAVVSGFDTLQQAESAAGCSDATRQNTDHDEGSDANVGVGLEPNPHPEVAIDPKVDVEDIQDSIDGQGHVTWRESGEQLYRNDTRPPSVIFKEGFAPQDPNNPDLDSYVNESQHSAFVGTTNNEQFATKWGAKYVYDIDAPGGIDINKTFDDPPFSHEDEIAFPGGIRPEYIRGVWEVRPDGSLGKYTGNKNFKG; encoded by the coding sequence TTGTCGCGGCTCGGGCTCCACACGGTCACCGGCGTCGCGCACACCGGTGCCCCCATGGCGTACACGGACGACCGCGGCACAGGGCCATCCTCGCTCAAGGCCGTACGCATTCTGCTGCACGTGCTGTTCGCGTTCACGGTGGTCGGCTCCTTAGGGGTGATCGGCTCGGCCGTCGCCGACCGGGCGATGACTCCGTTACTTTTCGGACTCGCGTTGTACGCGGCCGCACCGGGCGTCCTGTCCTGGGTGCTCTTGTGGCGCATCCCCAGGGGCGGCAGACGTGTCTGGAGAGGTCTGATCGCCTTACAGACGTGGTTGATCGCGGGCAGTCTGCTCAACCTCGCCGCCGGGTCGTTGCTTGGCCTGAGCCAGCTGCTCCTGCCGGTGCTGATCCTGGCGTTCCTCACAAAGCCGGAGAGCGGGACGTGGTTCGGAGCGCCCGTGCGGACACGGAACTGGCGCGACCTTCGTGCGGCGCTCTGCCGATTCTCCCTCTCGCGCATGCTCTTCCGGCGAGGGGAGCGAGGACAGACGGCCGTCGAGTACGTGGGCCTGATCGTGGTCGTCACGCTGATCATCCTGACTCTGGCGACCGGTGGCGTGTCCCAGTCCGTCGCCAACGGGCTCCGCAACGAGATCGTCTGCGCCGTCACCGAATCATCGTGTCCCGGGGGCGGCGGAGCGGCCAGCGGGAGCGGGAGCGGTAGTGGGGGCACGGCCCACGGTGGCACCGATTCGGGTGGTACGACGGGGGGCGCAGACGGGGGCACGGACGGAGGTTCGAGTTCGGGTGGCACGGCTACGGGCGGTGCGAGCTCCGGCGAGGCCAACTCTGGTGGTGCTGCTTCGGGCGGCTCCGATTCCCGCGGGTCGACCGGGGGCGGCGACACGAGCGGAAGCAACGGCGGGGCCGACGACGGCAGTACCGGCGGCGGAAGTGGCTCGGGTGGCTCCGGCTCGGGCGGATCGACAGGAGGCGACAACGGCGGCACCGACGGAGGCAACGCCTCGGGTGGCATATCCGGCGGCAACAGCGGTGGGGCGAGCGGCGGTTCGACTTCCGGCGGGTCGAGTGGTGGGAGCAGCAGCGGCGGTGGGGCCGGGGGATCGGACGGCGGGTCGAACAGCGGCGGGGCAAACGGCGGATCCGGCGGATCGTCAGGCGGAAACAACGGCGGATCGAACACCGGCGGCTCATCGGGTGGATCCGGCGGGGCGAACGGTGGCAGCAACAGCGGCAGCAACAGCGGCGGTTCCCACTCCGGCGGATCTGGGGGCTCGGACGGCGGATCGAACACCGGCGGAGCGAACGGCGGCGGCTCTTCCGGCGGAGCCGGCGGTTCATCGGGCGGAAGCAGCAGCGGCTCGTCCGGCGGATCCGGCGGGTCGAGTGGGGCCAACGGCGGCAGCAACAGCGGCGGTTCCCACTCCGGCGGATCTGGGGGCTCGGACGGCGGATCGAACACCGGCCGGGCAAACGGAGGCGGCTCTTCCGGCGGAGCCGGCGGTTCATCGGGGGCAAACAGCAGCGGCTCGTCCGGCGGGTCGAGCGGTGGCACCGGCGGCGGTCTGATCGGTGGCCTCATCGGCGGCACGAGTTCCGGCGGGTCCGGGGGATCGGACGGCGGGTCGAGCGGCGGCAGCAACGGCGGTTCATCGGGGGGAACGTCCGCGGGCTCCAGCTCTGGTGGCCGGCCCACCGCTGAGCCGACACAGCCTGACGACCCCGACCGCGAGGATCCCGACGATCACGAGGATCGCCAGCAGTCCCCGAAGAACTGCGACGCCAACGGGCTGAACGCCGGTGCCTTCGGCTCCGGCGGCCGGGTCGCCCTCGCCGGCGGCCCCGGTGATGGGGCTGATGACGCCGGCCTGGAGCAAGCAGTGTCCGGTCTCAGCGCCATTGCCGACGACTTGATGGCCACCAGCAGTGCCGTGGTCTCCGGATTCGACACCCTCCAGCAGGCCGAAAGTGCCGCCGGCTGCTCGGATGCGACACGGCAGAACACCGACCACGACGAGGGCAGCGACGCCAATGTGGGAGTCGGGCTTGAGCCCAACCCTCATCCGGAGGTCGCGATCGACCCGAAGGTGGACGTGGAAGACATTCAGGACAGCATCGACGGTCAGGGTCATGTGACCTGGCGTGAATCCGGTGAACAGCTCTACCGCAATGACACCCGCCCGCCGAGCGTCATCTTCAAGGAAGGCTTCGCGCCGCAGGATCCGAACAACCCGGATCTGGACAGCTATGTGAACGAGAGTCAGCATTCCGCTTTCGTCGGCACCACCAACAATGAGCAGTTCGCCACCAAGTGGGGTGCCAAGTACGTCTACGACATCGATGCGCCTGGTGGCATCGACATCAACAAGACGTTCGACGACCCCCCCTTCTCCCACGAGGACGAAATCGCCTTCCCCGGCGGGATCCGTCCCGAATACATCAGGGGCGTCTGGGAAGTGAGGCCGGACGGATCCCTCGGGAAGTACACGGGCAACAAGAAC
- a CDS encoding ABC transporter permease, with the protein MSTTSTTGTTGTAAVARAPEAHATSGSTRAYLRYVAGKLGGAAVSLLAVLVTSFFLFRIIPGDPVKAMTHGAPTSAEQLAALRRQFGLDKPMWQQFTDYCGKALTGDLGRSYQFHAPVGELITQKLPATLLLTGVAVVIYSAIGLWLGTRSAWRHGSRGDRLNTGVALILWSVPSFWLGLLLIITFSVGVGPIPGLFPTGGMESGDESGFAYAVDVAHHLVLPVITLVAVGYAQTLLVMRSSLLDEMGSDYLTTARAKGLRDDTVRRRHAVPNALLPTVTMVFINLGHVAAGSILVETVFSWPGLGGLFYQALSVPDLPLVQGLFVVFAGAMILMNLLADLLYPLLDPRVGR; encoded by the coding sequence ATGAGCACCACAAGCACGACCGGAACAACGGGCACTGCCGCCGTGGCCCGGGCCCCCGAAGCCCATGCCACGAGCGGCAGCACGCGCGCGTATCTCCGGTATGTGGCGGGCAAGCTGGGCGGCGCCGCCGTCTCGCTGCTCGCCGTCCTCGTCACCAGCTTCTTCCTCTTCCGGATCATCCCCGGCGACCCGGTGAAGGCCATGACGCACGGCGCGCCGACGTCCGCCGAGCAACTGGCGGCACTGCGCCGCCAGTTCGGCCTCGACAAGCCGATGTGGCAGCAGTTCACGGACTACTGCGGCAAGGCGCTGACGGGCGACCTCGGCCGGTCGTACCAGTTCCACGCGCCCGTCGGGGAGCTGATCACACAGAAGCTGCCGGCGACGCTCCTGCTCACCGGCGTCGCCGTCGTGATCTACTCGGCGATCGGGCTCTGGCTCGGCACCCGCTCGGCCTGGCGCCACGGCAGCCGCGGCGACCGGCTCAACACCGGGGTGGCGCTGATCCTGTGGTCCGTGCCGTCCTTCTGGCTCGGGCTGCTGCTGATCATCACCTTCTCGGTGGGGGTCGGCCCGATCCCGGGTCTGTTCCCGACCGGCGGCATGGAGTCGGGTGACGAGAGCGGTTTCGCGTACGCCGTCGATGTGGCGCACCACTTGGTGCTGCCGGTGATCACCCTCGTCGCTGTCGGATACGCGCAGACGCTGCTGGTGATGCGCTCCTCGCTGCTGGACGAGATGGGCAGCGACTATCTGACGACGGCACGGGCGAAGGGGCTTCGGGACGACACCGTTCGCCGCAGGCATGCGGTGCCCAACGCACTCCTGCCCACCGTCACCATGGTCTTCATCAACCTGGGCCATGTGGCTGCCGGTTCGATCCTGGTCGAGACGGTGTTTTCCTGGCCGGGTCTCGGCGGGCTGTTCTACCAGGCGCTGAGCGTGCCCGATCTGCCACTCGTCCAGGGCCTGTTCGTGGTCTTCGCCGGCGCGATGATCCTGATGAACCTGCTGGCCGACCTGCTCTATCCGCTGCTCGATCCCCGGGTGGGCCGATGA
- a CDS encoding ABC transporter substrate-binding protein, producing MVHKNAPRIRLLLASGAAILLAASATPPAGAADDGGKDNGGKKVLTVAVSQSVDSLSPFLAQKLVSTTVHRLAYEYLTNYDVKDAHPIPGFATAWKTSPDKLTWTYTIREDSTWSDGRQATAKDAAWTFNTMMTDPDAATANGSFTANFRKVTAPDPRTLVIQLKKPQATMLALDVPIVPQHIWEKVGDLSKFNNDKRFPVVGNGPFVITDFKVDQFVKLKPNKDFWRGAPKFDELVLKYYKDGDAAVAALQKGEVSFVQGLTPAQATALGREGNIKVNDAPGRRFFALATNPGARSKDGSTFGSGHRALLEPAVRKALFHATDRRTLVDKVFQGHAVEGEGYIPPRFGPYFWKPGANQKIVYDPAKAAALLDRAGYRKNGGGKRVGKDGKPLDLRILCHATDPNDKAVGKYLKEWWGKLGVGLTVDCLDNVSDPWVKGDYDLAFDGWSVNPDPDFVLSIHTCSALPATPTDTGATDNFICDEQFDGLYAQQTAEYDTAKRAVLVKEMESRLYDTGYMNVLAYPNAVEAYRTDQIKSITTMPEAGGNLWGQDGYWSWWSAEPAAGEGSSGSGIVIGIGSVVFLAAGLGVFVAMRRRSTAEDRE from the coding sequence ATGGTCCACAAGAACGCGCCCCGCATCCGACTGCTTCTGGCCTCGGGCGCCGCCATACTGCTGGCCGCTTCGGCGACCCCTCCGGCCGGGGCCGCCGACGACGGGGGCAAGGACAACGGAGGCAAGAAGGTCCTCACCGTCGCCGTCTCGCAGAGTGTCGACTCCCTGAGCCCGTTCCTCGCGCAGAAGCTGGTCAGCACCACCGTTCACCGCCTGGCGTACGAGTACCTGACGAACTACGACGTCAAGGACGCGCACCCGATCCCCGGCTTCGCCACCGCGTGGAAGACGTCCCCCGACAAGCTGACCTGGACGTACACCATCCGCGAGGACTCCACATGGTCCGACGGGCGGCAGGCGACCGCGAAGGACGCCGCCTGGACCTTCAACACGATGATGACGGACCCCGACGCCGCCACCGCCAACGGCAGCTTCACCGCCAACTTCAGGAAGGTCACGGCACCCGACCCCCGGACCCTGGTCATCCAGCTGAAGAAGCCGCAGGCCACCATGCTGGCGCTGGATGTCCCGATCGTGCCCCAGCACATCTGGGAGAAGGTCGGCGACCTCTCGAAGTTCAACAACGACAAGCGGTTCCCGGTCGTCGGCAACGGTCCCTTCGTCATCACCGACTTCAAGGTCGACCAGTTCGTCAAGCTCAAGCCCAACAAGGACTTCTGGCGCGGCGCGCCCAAGTTCGACGAGCTGGTACTCAAGTACTACAAGGACGGTGACGCGGCCGTCGCCGCGCTGCAGAAGGGCGAGGTCTCCTTCGTCCAGGGCCTCACCCCCGCCCAGGCCACCGCCCTGGGGCGCGAGGGGAACATCAAGGTCAACGACGCTCCGGGCCGCCGCTTCTTCGCCCTCGCCACCAACCCGGGAGCCAGGTCCAAGGACGGCAGCACCTTTGGCAGCGGCCACCGGGCGCTGCTCGAACCAGCCGTGCGCAAGGCCCTGTTCCATGCCACCGACCGCAGGACCCTCGTCGACAAGGTCTTCCAGGGACATGCCGTGGAGGGCGAGGGCTATATCCCGCCGCGCTTCGGCCCGTACTTCTGGAAGCCGGGAGCGAACCAGAAGATCGTTTACGACCCGGCGAAGGCGGCAGCCCTCCTCGATCGGGCGGGCTACCGGAAGAACGGCGGCGGCAAACGCGTCGGCAAGGACGGCAAGCCGCTCGACCTGCGCATTCTCTGCCACGCCACCGACCCCAACGACAAGGCGGTCGGCAAGTATCTCAAGGAGTGGTGGGGCAAGCTCGGAGTCGGGCTCACGGTCGATTGTCTGGACAATGTCTCCGACCCCTGGGTCAAGGGAGACTACGACCTGGCCTTCGACGGCTGGTCGGTCAACCCGGACCCGGACTTCGTCCTGTCCATCCACACCTGCTCGGCGCTCCCGGCCACGCCCACGGACACCGGCGCGACGGACAACTTCATCTGCGACGAGCAGTTCGACGGGCTGTACGCGCAGCAGACCGCGGAGTACGACACCGCCAAGCGGGCCGTGCTGGTCAAGGAGATGGAATCGCGGCTGTACGACACGGGCTACATGAATGTCCTCGCGTACCCGAACGCCGTCGAGGCGTACCGCACCGACCAGATCAAGTCCATCACGACGATGCCGGAGGCCGGGGGCAATCTCTGGGGTCAGGACGGCTACTGGAGCTGGTGGTCGGCCGAGCCGGCCGCCGGTGAAGGCAGCTCCGGCAGCGGCATCGTGATCGGCATCGGCTCGGTCGTGTTTCTCGCCGCCGGACTCGGGGTCTTTGTCGCGATGCGTCGGCGTTCCACCGCGGAAGACCGTGAGTAG